From Lolium perenne isolate Kyuss_39 chromosome 5, Kyuss_2.0, whole genome shotgun sequence, a single genomic window includes:
- the LOC139831686 gene encoding uncharacterized protein — protein MAIARSRRRSLDDPELPSSKRPRVLGDHPRHQLSSSRRDWSNLGEGPAGLVADRLLANDVADYIRFRAVCSPWRQSSTDPRAHGILDRRFHPRKWIMLRETHDHHRRLLNVSTGQCILMPHLKKLLRGHDVFGPTTEGLLVLLHRSSYVVRLLNPLTGHTANLPPATTLLRFMEQKFSPTADHRTRFQVSDAGLADDSTFAVNFYGIQMLTVAKPGDECWTLVEVQGSSVLPASSISFEGRFYCPTNQGVMVVETSADQPPRLVLAAELAKEFPHMLSTVHLVDNGREMIMVYRTVSGSGTNSWTYDAYRVDLKAMNTRSVLELGGRAIFIGYRSTVSVSTSVFPSLKSDSIYLGLDDDMLYEDRLHCLTDGTTELSGIFEHGGFDEEYGSAIPSKFGPWGIDDFLSWYVTELEDE, from the coding sequence ATGGCGATTGCCCGCAGTCGGCGGAGGAGCCTCGACGATCCCGAACTTCCATCATCGAAGCGGCCACGTGTCCTCGGTGATCACCCCAGGCACCAGCTCTCCTCCTCAAGGCGGGATTGGTCGAATCTTGGGGAAGGGCCGGCGGGGCTGGTCGCCGACCGCCTGCTCGCGAACGATGTGGCCGACTACATCCGCTTCCGCGCGGTCTGCTCGCCGTGGCGACAGTCGTCAACGGATCCGCGCGCCCACGGTATCTTGGACCGCCGCTTCCACCCGCGGAAATGGATCATGCTCCGGGAAACCCACGaccaccaccgccgcctcctCAACGTCTCCACCGGGCAGTGCATCCTGATGCCGCACCTCAAGAAGCTTCTCCGTGGCCACGACGTGTTCGGACCAACCACCGAGGGCCTCCTCGTCCTGCTCCACAGGAGCTCCTACGTCGTCCGCCTGCTGAACCCGCTCACGGGCCACACAGCCAACCTTCCCCCAGCAACCACATTGCTTCGCTTTATGGAGCAAAAATTCTCGCCAACCGCGGATCACAGAACGAGATTCCAGGTTTCGGACGCTGGCCTTGCCGATGACTCCACATTTGCCGTCAACTTCTACGGGATACAAATGTTGACCGTAGCCAAGCCCGGCGATGAGTGTTGGACCCTCGTAGAGGTCCAAGGAAGTTCAGTCTTGCCGGCTAGCAGCATATCATTTGAGGGTCGCTTCTACTGCCCTACCAACCAGGGTGTCATGGTGGTGGAGACTAGTGCGGACCAGCCGCCACGGCTGGTGCTGGCCGCCGAGCTAGCGAAAGAATTCCCCCACATGCTGTCCACCGTGCACCTGGTGGACAATGGCAGGGAGATGATAATGGTGTATCGTACTGTATCTGGGTCTGGGACGAATTCATGGACATACGATGCATACAGGGTAGACTTGAAGGCAATGAACACAAGATCAGTCCTTGAACTTGGTGGACGTGCTATATTTATAGGCTACAGAAGCACGGTTTCAGTGTCCACTTCGGTGTTCCCTTCTCTTAAGAGTGATTCCATTTATCTGGGGCTGGATGATGATATGTTGTACGAGGATAGGCTGCACTGTCTTACCGATGGAACTACCGAGCTTTCCGGAATCTTTGAACATGGTGGCTTCGACGAGGAATACGGCAGCGCGATTCCAAGCAAATTTGGCCCCTGGGGTATTGATGACTTTCTATCATGGTACGTCACAGAGCTTGAAGACGAGTGA
- the LOC127301200 gene encoding probable serine/threonine-protein kinase PBL28: MFNIVSTWNKKRRSKSLDQLNPWVYKTAELWQVKEQGAPLPLPAPRKRNCSMVFTLKEMEEATGRFGDKNLVGKGGFGRVYRGVLKDGQIVAVKKMDLPLSKQADGEREFRVEIDILSRLDHPNLVTLIGYCADGKNRFVVYEFMPKGNLQDILNGIGEMRLDWGKRLRIALGAARGLAYLHSSTAVGVPVVHRDFKSSNILLTEHFEAKISDFGLAKLMPQDLDLYATTRVLGTFGYFDPEYALTGKLTLESDVYAFGVVLLELLTGRRAIDLSQGPQDQNLIVKIHQMVGDRKKLRKVVDRDMGKGSYTMESVSMFAALAARCVCFESAGRPAMKDCVKELQLIMYANMKI, encoded by the exons ATGTTCAACATAGTCTCGACATGGAACAAGAAGAGGAGAAGCAAATCACTTGATCAGTTAAATCCTT gggtgtacaagacAGCCGAGCTGTGGCAGGTGAAGGAGCAAGGCGCGCCGCTGCCCCTGCCCGCGCCGAGGAAGCGCAACTGCTCCATGGTGTTCACTCTCAAGGAGATGGAGGAGGCGACCGGCAGGTTCGGCGACAAGAATCTCGTCGGCAAGGGCGGCTTCGGCCGGGTTTACAGAGGCGTGCTGAAAGATGGGCAG ATCGTTGCCGTCAAGAAGATGGACCTGCCGCTGTCGAAGCAGGCCGACGGCGAGCGCGAGTTCCGCGTCGAGATCGATATCCTGAGCAGGCTAGACCACCCCAACCTCGTCACCCTGATCGGCTACTGCGCCGATGGGAAGAACCGGTTCGTGGTGTACGAGTTCATGCCCAAGGGCAACCTCCAGGACATCCTCAACG GCATCGGGGAGATGAGGCTGGATTGGGGGAAGCGGCTGCGGATCGCGCTGGGAGCAGCGAGGGGACTGGCGTACCTACACTCCAGCACAGCCGTCGGCGTCCCCGTCGTCCACCGGGACTTCAAGTCCAGCAACATCCTCCTCACCGAGCACTTCGAGGCCAAG ATTTCAGACTTCGGGCTGGCCAAGCTAATGCCGCAGGACCTGGACCTGTACGCCACCACCAGGGTGCTGGGCACCTTCGGCTACTTCGACCCTGAATACGCTCTG ACGGGGAAGCTGACGCTAGAGAGCGACGTGTACGCGTTCGGCGTCGTCCTCCTGGAACTGCTCACCGGCCGCCGCGCCATCGATCTCAGCCAGGGCCCTCAGGACCAGAACCTCATCGTCAAG ATACACCAGATGGTGGGCGACCGGAAGAAGCTGCGCAAGGTGGTGGACAGGGACATGGGCAAGGGCTCCTACACGATGGAGTCGGTGTCCATGTTCGCCGCCCTCGCCGCGCGCTGCGTCTGCTTCGAGAGCGCCGGCAGGCCGGCCATGAAGGACTGCGTCAAGGAGCTCCAGCTCATCATGTACGCCAACATGAAGATATGA